One stretch of Lemur catta isolate mLemCat1 chromosome 2, mLemCat1.pri, whole genome shotgun sequence DNA includes these proteins:
- the LOC123632758 gene encoding putative protein T-ENOL isoform X4 codes for MRRKRAAGSLRLYPPPAEEKVSSSCSEEFLTRISTELADEALFLARCHVNTVPIKEKQTQDQGTQISRHVFFTKTRGTDTRSDRNRTHTKAHLLPSPREKSMLQNSSFTTR; via the exons ATGAGGAGAAAAAGGGCAGCCGGCAGCCTCAGGCTGTATCCTCCTCCAGCGGAGGAG AAGGTTTCGTCATCCTGTTCTGAGGAATTCCTGACCCGGATCAGCACAGAACTCGCAGATGAAGCCTTGTTTTTGGCTCGCTGCCATGTGAACACTGTGCCCATCAAGGAAAAGCAGACACAAGACCAAGGGACTCAGATATCCAGACACG TGTTCTTCACCAAGACCCGAGGCACAGACACTCG CTCCGACAGAAACCGTACCCACACCAAGGcacacctcctgccctcccctcgtGAAAAG AGCATGCTTCAAAACTCCTCTTTTACAACTCGTTAA
- the SEZ6L2 gene encoding seizure 6-like protein 2 isoform X3, which produces MGTPRAQHRPPPQLLFLILLSCPWIQGLPLKEEETLPEPGSESPTVASEALAELLHGALLRRGPEMGYLPGPDPDPTLATPPAGHTLAGPSLPRATEPGTGPLTTAVTPKEVRGTGPTAPELLTPPPGTTAPPPPGPASPGPPLGPERGEEETTTTIITTTTVTTTVTSPVLCNNNISEGEGYVESPELGSTTSRTLGLLDCTYSIHVYPGYGIEIQVQTLNLSQEEELLVLAGGGSPGLAPRLLANSSMLGEGQVLRSPTNRLLLHFQSPRVPRGGGFRIHYQAYLLSCGFPPRPAHGDVRVTDLHPGGTATFHCDSGYQLQGEETLICLNGTRPAWNGETPSCLASCGGTIHNATLGRIVSPEPGGAAGPNLTCRWVIEAAEGRRLHLHFERVSLDEDNDRLMVRSGGSPLSPVIYDSDMDDVPERGLISDAQSLYVELLSETPANPLLLSLRFEAFEEDRCFAPFLAHGNVTTTDPEYRPGALATFSCLPGYALEPPGPPNTIECVDPTEPHWNDTEPACKAMCGGELSEPAGVVLSPDWPQSYSPGQDCVWGLHVQEERRILLQVEILNVREGDTLTLFDGDGPSARVLAQLRGPQPRRRLLSSGPDLTLQFQAPPGAPNPGLGQGFVLHFKEVPRNDTCPELPPPEWGWRTASHGDLIRGTVLTYQCEPGYELLGSDILTCQWDLSWSAAPPACQKIMTCADPGEITNGHRTASDAGFPVGSHVQYRCLPGYSLEGAAMLTCYSRDTGTPKWSDRVPKCALAYEELLDNRKLEVTQTTDPSRQLEGGNLALAILLPLGLVIVLGSGVYIYYTKLQGKSLFGFSGSHSYSPITVESDFSNPLYEAGDTREYEVSI; this is translated from the exons ATGGGGactcccagggcccagcaccgGCCGCCTCCCCAGCTGCTGTTCCTAATTCTGCTGAGCTGTCCCTGGATTCAGG GTCTGCCcctgaaggaggaggagacacTGCCAGAGCCTGGAAGTGAGAGCCCCACTGTAGCCTCTGAGGCCCTGGCTGAACTGCTCCATGGGGCCCTGCTGAGGAGGGGTCCGGAGATGGGCTATCTGCCGG GACCCGATCCAGACCCCACGCTAGCCACCCCTCCAGCGGGCCATACTCTCGCAGGGCCCTCCCTGCCGCGGGCCACTGAACCAGGGACGGGGCCGCTGACAACAGCCGTAACCCCTAAGGAGGTCCGGGGGACCGGCCCCACCGCGCCCGAGCTGCTGACTCCGCCCCCAGGAAccacggccccgcccccgcccgggcccGCCTCCCCGGGCCCGCCCCTCGGGCCTGAGCGGGGAGAGGAGGAGACCACGACTACCATCATCACCACGACAACGGTCACCACTACGGTGACTAGCCCAG TTCTGTGTAATAACAACATCTCCGAGGGCGAAGGGTATGTGGAGTCTCCAGAATTGGGGAGCACCACCAGCCGCACCTTGGGGCTCCTGGACTGCACTTACAGCATCCACGTCTACCCTGGCTATGGCATCGAGATCCAG GTGCAGACTCTGAACCTGTCCCAGGAGGAGGAACTCCTGGTGCTGGCTGGTGGGgggtccccaggcctggccccccGACTCCTAGCCAACTCCTCCATGCTGGGAGAAGGACAGGTCCTCCGAAGCCCAACCAACCGGCTGCTTCTGCACTTCCAGAGTCCCCGAGTCCCAAGGGGCGGTGGCTTCAGGATCCACTATCAGG CCTACCTCCTGAGCTGTGGCTTCCCTCCCCGGCCGGCCCATGGGGATGTGCGTGTGACAGACCTGCACCCTGGCGGCACTGCCACCTTCCACTGTGATTCAGGCTACCAGCTTCAGGGTGAGGAGACCCTCATCTGCCTCAATGGTACCCGGCCAGCCTGGAATGGTGAAACCCCCAGCTGCCTGG CATCCTGTGGTGGCACCATCCACAATGCCACGCTGGGCCGCATTGTGTCCCCTGAGCCTGGGGGAGCTGCAGGGCCCAACCTCACCTGCCGTTGGGTCATTGAAGCAGCTGAGGGACGCCGGCTACACCTGCACTTCGAGAGGGTCTCGCTGGATGAAGACAATGACCG GCTGATGGTGCGCTCAGGGGGCAGTCCCCTATCCCCCGTGATCTACGACTCAGACATGGATGATGTCCCAGAGCGGGGTCTCATCAGTGACGCCCAGTCCCTCTATGTGGAGCTGCTCTCAGAGACACCTGCCAATCCCTTGCTGCTGAGCCTCCGATTTGAAG CCTTTGAAGAGGATCGCTGCTTTGCCCCCTTCCTGGCACATGGCAATGTCACTACCACGGACCCCGAGTACCGCCCAGGGGCACTGGccaccttctcctgcctcccaggatATGCCCTGGAGCCCCCTGGCCCCCCTAACACCATTGAATGTGTGGATCCCACAGAACCCCACTGGAACGACACAGAGCCAGCCTGCAAGG CCATGTGTGGAGGGGAGCTGTCAGAGCCAGCCGGTGTGGTCCTGTCTCCCGACTGGCCCCAGAGCTATAGCCCTGGCCAGGACTGCGTGTGGGGCCTGCACGTCCAGGAAGAGAGGCGCATCTTGCTTCAAGTTGAGAT CTTGAATGTGCGCGAAGGGGACACGCTGACACTGTTCGATGGGGATGGTCCCAGCGCCCGAGTCCTGGCCCAGCTGCGGGGACCTCAACCGCGCCGCCGCCTCCTCTCCTCTGGGCCCGACCTCACGCTGCAGTTCCAGGCACCACCCGGGGCCCCAAAtccaggcctgggccagggcttTGTGTTGCACTTCAAAG AGGTCCCGAGGAACGACACCTGCCCCGAGCTGCCACCTCCGGAGTGGGGCTGGAGGACGGCGTCCCACGGGGACCTGATCCGGGGCACGGTGCTCACCTACCAGTGCGAGCCTGGCTACGAGCTGCTGGGCTCCGACATCCTCACCTGCCAGTGGGACCTGTCCTGGAGCGCCGCGCCGCCCGCCTGCCAAAAGA TCATGACTTGCGCCGACCCTGGTGAGATCACCAACGGCCACCGTACCGCCTCGGACGCCGGCTTCCCTGTCGGCTCCCACGTCCAGTACCGCTGTCTGCCCGGGTATAGCCTGGAAGGGGCAGCCATGCTCACCTGCTACAGCCGGGACACAGGCACACCCAAGTGGAGCGACCGGGTCCCCAAATGCGCCT tgGCCTATGAGGAGCTCCTGGACAACCGAAAACTGGAAG tgaCCCAGACTACAGACCCGTCCCGGCAGCTGGAGGGTGGGAACCTCGCCTTGGCCATCCTGCTGCCTCTAGGCCTGGTCATTGTCCTCGGCAGTGGCGTTTACATATACTACACCAA GCTTCAGGGAAAATCCCTCTTCGGCTTCTCGGGCTCCCATTCCTACAGCCCCATCACCGTGGAGTCGGACTTCAGCAACCCTCTGTATGAAGCTGGG GATACACGGGAGTATGAAGTTTCCATCTGA
- the SEZ6L2 gene encoding seizure 6-like protein 2 isoform X1, which produces MGTPRAQHRPPPQLLFLILLSCPWIQGLPLKEEETLPEPGSESPTVASEALAELLHGALLRRGPEMGYLPGPDPDPTLATPPAGHTLAGPSLPRATEPGTGPLTTAVTPKEVRGTGPTAPELLTPPPGTTAPPPPGPASPGPPLGPERGEEETTTTIITTTTVTTTVTSPVLCNNNISEGEGYVESPELGSTTSRTLGLLDCTYSIHVYPGYGIEIQVQTLNLSQEEELLVLAGGGSPGLAPRLLANSSMLGEGQVLRSPTNRLLLHFQSPRVPRGGGFRIHYQAYLLSCGFPPRPAHGDVRVTDLHPGGTATFHCDSGYQLQGEETLICLNGTRPAWNGETPSCLASCGGTIHNATLGRIVSPEPGGAAGPNLTCRWVIEAAEGRRLHLHFERVSLDEDNDRLMVRSGGSPLSPVIYDSDMDDVPERGLISDAQSLYVELLSETPANPLLLSLRFEAFEEDRCFAPFLAHGNVTTTDPEYRPGALATFSCLPGYALEPPGPPNTIECVDPTEPHWNDTEPACKAMCGGELSEPAGVVLSPDWPQSYSPGQDCVWGLHVQEERRILLQVEILNVREGDTLTLFDGDGPSARVLAQLRGPQPRRRLLSSGPDLTLQFQAPPGAPNPGLGQGFVLHFKEVPRNDTCPELPPPEWGWRTASHGDLIRGTVLTYQCEPGYELLGSDILTCQWDLSWSAAPPACQKIMTCADPGEITNGHRTASDAGFPVGSHVQYRCLPGYSLEGAAMLTCYSRDTGTPKWSDRVPKCALKYEPCLNPGVPENGYQTLYKHHYQAGESLRFFCYEGFELIGEVTITCVPGHPSQWTSQPPLCKVAYEELLDNRKLEVTQTTDPSRQLEGGNLALAILLPLGLVIVLGSGVYIYYTKLQGKSLFGFSGSHSYSPITVESDFSNPLYEAGDTREYEVSI; this is translated from the exons ATGGGGactcccagggcccagcaccgGCCGCCTCCCCAGCTGCTGTTCCTAATTCTGCTGAGCTGTCCCTGGATTCAGG GTCTGCCcctgaaggaggaggagacacTGCCAGAGCCTGGAAGTGAGAGCCCCACTGTAGCCTCTGAGGCCCTGGCTGAACTGCTCCATGGGGCCCTGCTGAGGAGGGGTCCGGAGATGGGCTATCTGCCGG GACCCGATCCAGACCCCACGCTAGCCACCCCTCCAGCGGGCCATACTCTCGCAGGGCCCTCCCTGCCGCGGGCCACTGAACCAGGGACGGGGCCGCTGACAACAGCCGTAACCCCTAAGGAGGTCCGGGGGACCGGCCCCACCGCGCCCGAGCTGCTGACTCCGCCCCCAGGAAccacggccccgcccccgcccgggcccGCCTCCCCGGGCCCGCCCCTCGGGCCTGAGCGGGGAGAGGAGGAGACCACGACTACCATCATCACCACGACAACGGTCACCACTACGGTGACTAGCCCAG TTCTGTGTAATAACAACATCTCCGAGGGCGAAGGGTATGTGGAGTCTCCAGAATTGGGGAGCACCACCAGCCGCACCTTGGGGCTCCTGGACTGCACTTACAGCATCCACGTCTACCCTGGCTATGGCATCGAGATCCAG GTGCAGACTCTGAACCTGTCCCAGGAGGAGGAACTCCTGGTGCTGGCTGGTGGGgggtccccaggcctggccccccGACTCCTAGCCAACTCCTCCATGCTGGGAGAAGGACAGGTCCTCCGAAGCCCAACCAACCGGCTGCTTCTGCACTTCCAGAGTCCCCGAGTCCCAAGGGGCGGTGGCTTCAGGATCCACTATCAGG CCTACCTCCTGAGCTGTGGCTTCCCTCCCCGGCCGGCCCATGGGGATGTGCGTGTGACAGACCTGCACCCTGGCGGCACTGCCACCTTCCACTGTGATTCAGGCTACCAGCTTCAGGGTGAGGAGACCCTCATCTGCCTCAATGGTACCCGGCCAGCCTGGAATGGTGAAACCCCCAGCTGCCTGG CATCCTGTGGTGGCACCATCCACAATGCCACGCTGGGCCGCATTGTGTCCCCTGAGCCTGGGGGAGCTGCAGGGCCCAACCTCACCTGCCGTTGGGTCATTGAAGCAGCTGAGGGACGCCGGCTACACCTGCACTTCGAGAGGGTCTCGCTGGATGAAGACAATGACCG GCTGATGGTGCGCTCAGGGGGCAGTCCCCTATCCCCCGTGATCTACGACTCAGACATGGATGATGTCCCAGAGCGGGGTCTCATCAGTGACGCCCAGTCCCTCTATGTGGAGCTGCTCTCAGAGACACCTGCCAATCCCTTGCTGCTGAGCCTCCGATTTGAAG CCTTTGAAGAGGATCGCTGCTTTGCCCCCTTCCTGGCACATGGCAATGTCACTACCACGGACCCCGAGTACCGCCCAGGGGCACTGGccaccttctcctgcctcccaggatATGCCCTGGAGCCCCCTGGCCCCCCTAACACCATTGAATGTGTGGATCCCACAGAACCCCACTGGAACGACACAGAGCCAGCCTGCAAGG CCATGTGTGGAGGGGAGCTGTCAGAGCCAGCCGGTGTGGTCCTGTCTCCCGACTGGCCCCAGAGCTATAGCCCTGGCCAGGACTGCGTGTGGGGCCTGCACGTCCAGGAAGAGAGGCGCATCTTGCTTCAAGTTGAGAT CTTGAATGTGCGCGAAGGGGACACGCTGACACTGTTCGATGGGGATGGTCCCAGCGCCCGAGTCCTGGCCCAGCTGCGGGGACCTCAACCGCGCCGCCGCCTCCTCTCCTCTGGGCCCGACCTCACGCTGCAGTTCCAGGCACCACCCGGGGCCCCAAAtccaggcctgggccagggcttTGTGTTGCACTTCAAAG AGGTCCCGAGGAACGACACCTGCCCCGAGCTGCCACCTCCGGAGTGGGGCTGGAGGACGGCGTCCCACGGGGACCTGATCCGGGGCACGGTGCTCACCTACCAGTGCGAGCCTGGCTACGAGCTGCTGGGCTCCGACATCCTCACCTGCCAGTGGGACCTGTCCTGGAGCGCCGCGCCGCCCGCCTGCCAAAAGA TCATGACTTGCGCCGACCCTGGTGAGATCACCAACGGCCACCGTACCGCCTCGGACGCCGGCTTCCCTGTCGGCTCCCACGTCCAGTACCGCTGTCTGCCCGGGTATAGCCTGGAAGGGGCAGCCATGCTCACCTGCTACAGCCGGGACACAGGCACACCCAAGTGGAGCGACCGGGTCCCCAAATGCGCCT TGAAGTATGAGCCGTGCCTGAACCCCGGGGTTCCAGAGAATGGCTACCAGACGCTGTACAAACATCACTACCAGGCGGGCGAGTCTCTGCGCTTCTTCTGCTATGAGGGCTTTGAGCTTATCGGCGAGGTCACCATCACCTGTGTGCCCGGCCACCCCTCACAGTGGACCAGCCAGCCCCCGCTCTGCAAAG tgGCCTATGAGGAGCTCCTGGACAACCGAAAACTGGAAG tgaCCCAGACTACAGACCCGTCCCGGCAGCTGGAGGGTGGGAACCTCGCCTTGGCCATCCTGCTGCCTCTAGGCCTGGTCATTGTCCTCGGCAGTGGCGTTTACATATACTACACCAA GCTTCAGGGAAAATCCCTCTTCGGCTTCTCGGGCTCCCATTCCTACAGCCCCATCACCGTGGAGTCGGACTTCAGCAACCCTCTGTATGAAGCTGGG GATACACGGGAGTATGAAGTTTCCATCTGA
- the LOC123632758 gene encoding putative protein T-ENOL isoform X1 — translation MALRSFSRGGMASTPTRNEEKKGSRQPQAVSSSSGGGPKVSSSCSEEFLTRISTELADEALFLARCHVNTVPIKEKQTQDQGTQISRHVFFTKTRGTDTRSDRNRTHTKAHLLPSPREKSMLQNSSFTTR, via the exons GGGCATGGCGTCCACACCGACCAGGAATGAGGAGAAAAAGGGCAGCCGGCAGCCTCAGGCTGTATCCTCCTCCAGCGGAGGAGGTCCG AAGGTTTCGTCATCCTGTTCTGAGGAATTCCTGACCCGGATCAGCACAGAACTCGCAGATGAAGCCTTGTTTTTGGCTCGCTGCCATGTGAACACTGTGCCCATCAAGGAAAAGCAGACACAAGACCAAGGGACTCAGATATCCAGACACG TGTTCTTCACCAAGACCCGAGGCACAGACACTCG CTCCGACAGAAACCGTACCCACACCAAGGcacacctcctgccctcccctcgtGAAAAG AGCATGCTTCAAAACTCCTCTTTTACAACTCGTTAA
- the SEZ6L2 gene encoding seizure 6-like protein 2 isoform X2 has translation MGTPRAQHRPPPQLLFLILLSCPWIQGLPLKEEETLPEPGSESPTVASEALAELLHGALLRRGPEMGYLPGPDPDPTLATPPAGHTLAGPSLPRATEPGTGPLTTAVTPKEVRGTGPTAPELLTPPPGTTAPPPPGPASPGPPLGPERGEEETTTTIITTTTVTTTVTSPVLCNNNISEGEGYVESPELGSTTSRTLGLLDCTYSIHVYPGYGIEIQVQTLNLSQEEELLVLAGGGSPGLAPRLLANSSMLGEGQVLRSPTNRLLLHFQSPRVPRGGGFRIHYQAYLLSCGFPPRPAHGDVRVTDLHPGGTATFHCDSGYQLQGEETLICLNGTRPAWNGETPSCLASCGGTIHNATLGRIVSPEPGGAAGPNLTCRWVIEAAEGRRLHLHFERVSLDEDNDRLMVRSGGSPLSPVIYDSDMDDVPERGLISDAQSLYVELLSETPANPLLLSLRFEAFEEDRCFAPFLAHGNVTTTDPEYRPGALATFSCLPGYALEPPGPPNTIECVDPTEPHWNDTEPACKAMCGGELSEPAGVVLSPDWPQSYSPGQDCVWGLHVQEERRILLQVEILNVREGDTLTLFDGDGPSARVLAQLRGPQPRRRLLSSGPDLTLQFQAPPGAPNPGLGQGFVLHFKEVPRNDTCPELPPPEWGWRTASHGDLIRGTVLTYQCEPGYELLGSDILTCQWDLSWSAAPPACQKIMTCADPGEITNGHRTASDAGFPVGSHVQYRCLPGYSLEGAAMLTCYSRDTGTPKWSDRVPKCALKYEPCLNPGVPENGYQTLYKHHYQAGESLRFFCYEGFELIGEVTITCVPGHPSQWTSQPPLCKVTQTTDPSRQLEGGNLALAILLPLGLVIVLGSGVYIYYTKLQGKSLFGFSGSHSYSPITVESDFSNPLYEAGDTREYEVSI, from the exons ATGGGGactcccagggcccagcaccgGCCGCCTCCCCAGCTGCTGTTCCTAATTCTGCTGAGCTGTCCCTGGATTCAGG GTCTGCCcctgaaggaggaggagacacTGCCAGAGCCTGGAAGTGAGAGCCCCACTGTAGCCTCTGAGGCCCTGGCTGAACTGCTCCATGGGGCCCTGCTGAGGAGGGGTCCGGAGATGGGCTATCTGCCGG GACCCGATCCAGACCCCACGCTAGCCACCCCTCCAGCGGGCCATACTCTCGCAGGGCCCTCCCTGCCGCGGGCCACTGAACCAGGGACGGGGCCGCTGACAACAGCCGTAACCCCTAAGGAGGTCCGGGGGACCGGCCCCACCGCGCCCGAGCTGCTGACTCCGCCCCCAGGAAccacggccccgcccccgcccgggcccGCCTCCCCGGGCCCGCCCCTCGGGCCTGAGCGGGGAGAGGAGGAGACCACGACTACCATCATCACCACGACAACGGTCACCACTACGGTGACTAGCCCAG TTCTGTGTAATAACAACATCTCCGAGGGCGAAGGGTATGTGGAGTCTCCAGAATTGGGGAGCACCACCAGCCGCACCTTGGGGCTCCTGGACTGCACTTACAGCATCCACGTCTACCCTGGCTATGGCATCGAGATCCAG GTGCAGACTCTGAACCTGTCCCAGGAGGAGGAACTCCTGGTGCTGGCTGGTGGGgggtccccaggcctggccccccGACTCCTAGCCAACTCCTCCATGCTGGGAGAAGGACAGGTCCTCCGAAGCCCAACCAACCGGCTGCTTCTGCACTTCCAGAGTCCCCGAGTCCCAAGGGGCGGTGGCTTCAGGATCCACTATCAGG CCTACCTCCTGAGCTGTGGCTTCCCTCCCCGGCCGGCCCATGGGGATGTGCGTGTGACAGACCTGCACCCTGGCGGCACTGCCACCTTCCACTGTGATTCAGGCTACCAGCTTCAGGGTGAGGAGACCCTCATCTGCCTCAATGGTACCCGGCCAGCCTGGAATGGTGAAACCCCCAGCTGCCTGG CATCCTGTGGTGGCACCATCCACAATGCCACGCTGGGCCGCATTGTGTCCCCTGAGCCTGGGGGAGCTGCAGGGCCCAACCTCACCTGCCGTTGGGTCATTGAAGCAGCTGAGGGACGCCGGCTACACCTGCACTTCGAGAGGGTCTCGCTGGATGAAGACAATGACCG GCTGATGGTGCGCTCAGGGGGCAGTCCCCTATCCCCCGTGATCTACGACTCAGACATGGATGATGTCCCAGAGCGGGGTCTCATCAGTGACGCCCAGTCCCTCTATGTGGAGCTGCTCTCAGAGACACCTGCCAATCCCTTGCTGCTGAGCCTCCGATTTGAAG CCTTTGAAGAGGATCGCTGCTTTGCCCCCTTCCTGGCACATGGCAATGTCACTACCACGGACCCCGAGTACCGCCCAGGGGCACTGGccaccttctcctgcctcccaggatATGCCCTGGAGCCCCCTGGCCCCCCTAACACCATTGAATGTGTGGATCCCACAGAACCCCACTGGAACGACACAGAGCCAGCCTGCAAGG CCATGTGTGGAGGGGAGCTGTCAGAGCCAGCCGGTGTGGTCCTGTCTCCCGACTGGCCCCAGAGCTATAGCCCTGGCCAGGACTGCGTGTGGGGCCTGCACGTCCAGGAAGAGAGGCGCATCTTGCTTCAAGTTGAGAT CTTGAATGTGCGCGAAGGGGACACGCTGACACTGTTCGATGGGGATGGTCCCAGCGCCCGAGTCCTGGCCCAGCTGCGGGGACCTCAACCGCGCCGCCGCCTCCTCTCCTCTGGGCCCGACCTCACGCTGCAGTTCCAGGCACCACCCGGGGCCCCAAAtccaggcctgggccagggcttTGTGTTGCACTTCAAAG AGGTCCCGAGGAACGACACCTGCCCCGAGCTGCCACCTCCGGAGTGGGGCTGGAGGACGGCGTCCCACGGGGACCTGATCCGGGGCACGGTGCTCACCTACCAGTGCGAGCCTGGCTACGAGCTGCTGGGCTCCGACATCCTCACCTGCCAGTGGGACCTGTCCTGGAGCGCCGCGCCGCCCGCCTGCCAAAAGA TCATGACTTGCGCCGACCCTGGTGAGATCACCAACGGCCACCGTACCGCCTCGGACGCCGGCTTCCCTGTCGGCTCCCACGTCCAGTACCGCTGTCTGCCCGGGTATAGCCTGGAAGGGGCAGCCATGCTCACCTGCTACAGCCGGGACACAGGCACACCCAAGTGGAGCGACCGGGTCCCCAAATGCGCCT TGAAGTATGAGCCGTGCCTGAACCCCGGGGTTCCAGAGAATGGCTACCAGACGCTGTACAAACATCACTACCAGGCGGGCGAGTCTCTGCGCTTCTTCTGCTATGAGGGCTTTGAGCTTATCGGCGAGGTCACCATCACCTGTGTGCCCGGCCACCCCTCACAGTGGACCAGCCAGCCCCCGCTCTGCAAAG tgaCCCAGACTACAGACCCGTCCCGGCAGCTGGAGGGTGGGAACCTCGCCTTGGCCATCCTGCTGCCTCTAGGCCTGGTCATTGTCCTCGGCAGTGGCGTTTACATATACTACACCAA GCTTCAGGGAAAATCCCTCTTCGGCTTCTCGGGCTCCCATTCCTACAGCCCCATCACCGTGGAGTCGGACTTCAGCAACCCTCTGTATGAAGCTGGG GATACACGGGAGTATGAAGTTTCCATCTGA
- the LOC123632758 gene encoding putative protein T-ENOL isoform X3: protein MASTPTRNEEKKGSRQPQAVSSSSGGGPKVSSSCSEEFLTRISTELADEALFLARCHVNTVPIKEKQTQDQGTQISRHVFFTKTRGTDTRSDRNRTHTKAHLLPSPREKSMLQNSSFTTR, encoded by the exons ATGGCGTCCACACCGACCAGGAATGAGGAGAAAAAGGGCAGCCGGCAGCCTCAGGCTGTATCCTCCTCCAGCGGAGGAGGTCCG AAGGTTTCGTCATCCTGTTCTGAGGAATTCCTGACCCGGATCAGCACAGAACTCGCAGATGAAGCCTTGTTTTTGGCTCGCTGCCATGTGAACACTGTGCCCATCAAGGAAAAGCAGACACAAGACCAAGGGACTCAGATATCCAGACACG TGTTCTTCACCAAGACCCGAGGCACAGACACTCG CTCCGACAGAAACCGTACCCACACCAAGGcacacctcctgccctcccctcgtGAAAAG AGCATGCTTCAAAACTCCTCTTTTACAACTCGTTAA
- the LOC123632758 gene encoding putative protein T-ENOL isoform X2 has protein sequence MALRSFSRGGMASTPTRNEEKKGSRQPQAVSSSSGGGPKVSSSCSEEFLTRISTELADEALFLARCHVNTVPIKEKQTQDQGTQISRHVFFTKTRGTDTRACFKTPLLQLVKHQFWGDFWS, from the exons GGGCATGGCGTCCACACCGACCAGGAATGAGGAGAAAAAGGGCAGCCGGCAGCCTCAGGCTGTATCCTCCTCCAGCGGAGGAGGTCCG AAGGTTTCGTCATCCTGTTCTGAGGAATTCCTGACCCGGATCAGCACAGAACTCGCAGATGAAGCCTTGTTTTTGGCTCGCTGCCATGTGAACACTGTGCCCATCAAGGAAAAGCAGACACAAGACCAAGGGACTCAGATATCCAGACACG TGTTCTTCACCAAGACCCGAGGCACAGACACTCG AGCATGCTTCAAAACTCCTCTTTTACAACTCGTTAAACACCAGTTTTGGGGGGACTTCTGGTCATGA